One genomic segment of Chitinibacter sp. FCG-7 includes these proteins:
- a CDS encoding peptidylprolyl isomerase produces the protein MFKANRLALAIAAASLSASVFAAPAGTVATVNGVAIPQAKSDAFASELAQRGQKDSPELRAKIKDELIKNEVVYQEALKKGMDKNPEALAQLEMLKQRIIIGAFVNQYVKANPLTDSDLRKEYDKIKVTFGGKEFKARHILVATEAEAKAILADLKKGKKFDELAKAKSMDKGSGANGGDLGWADPKNFVPEFGGALEKLPKGKISDPVKSQFGFHIIKLDDVREAKGPSFEEVKPQLEQQLQGQRIQKMVEELVAKAQIVQ, from the coding sequence ATGTTTAAAGCAAACCGTCTGGCTCTGGCCATTGCTGCTGCTAGCTTGTCAGCTAGTGTTTTTGCTGCTCCGGCAGGTACTGTGGCCACCGTCAATGGCGTTGCCATTCCACAAGCAAAATCAGATGCTTTTGCCAGCGAGCTGGCACAACGCGGCCAAAAAGATTCACCCGAGCTGCGCGCAAAAATCAAAGACGAATTGATCAAGAACGAAGTGGTTTATCAAGAAGCACTGAAAAAAGGCATGGATAAAAATCCGGAAGCGCTGGCGCAACTGGAAATGCTCAAACAGCGCATCATCATTGGCGCTTTCGTGAATCAATACGTCAAAGCCAACCCGCTGACCGATTCGGATCTGCGCAAAGAATATGACAAAATCAAAGTCACTTTTGGCGGCAAGGAATTCAAAGCACGCCATATCTTGGTAGCGACCGAAGCGGAAGCCAAAGCCATTCTGGCCGACCTGAAAAAAGGCAAGAAATTTGACGAGCTGGCCAAAGCCAAATCAATGGACAAAGGCTCTGGAGCCAACGGTGGCGATCTGGGCTGGGCTGATCCGAAAAACTTCGTACCAGAGTTTGGCGGTGCGCTGGAAAAACTGCCTAAAGGCAAGATTTCAGACCCAGTGAAATCACAGTTTGGCTTCCACATTATCAAGCTGGACGACGTACGCGAAGCCAAAGGCCCGTCTTTTGAAGAAGTAAAACCACAACTGGAACAGCAGTTGCAAGGCCAGCGCATCCAGAAGATGGTTGAAGAACTGGTAGCCAAGGCGCAAATCGTTCAGTAA
- a CDS encoding diguanylate cyclase domain-containing protein: MLDAKRVSSFLHAGLILGLAYFVLAYMSIRLFGLGGGIAVIWFANAVGTAGLSRYPPKRWPLLLAALLMAIMLANWAGGSPLSNTLLYAPGNMAEMLLGAYLLRIRQQEAGYFYNLRGMFLLIWLGVMVPVAFGTLVSATVFGLQGTLPLISVAMHWIEGGIIGGTSMLPAAYWLYLHGWHGLRWQLAKTNLPALLLFALAIASLVPLTLPFPFIYMSLPLFYIAYRCGVAGVVLANLLVSVNICVQIGLGSLVAPPTIYNWGYTLFYLPILATLIPPLMLAVLMDMNRSASAALVQSERRYRSLYQHTPAMLYSCDANGHIVTVNEVWLRTMGYEYEEVIGQLASSFLSTERDRLIQQEMLPKLMLDGECRNIRQQLQSKQGRKIDVMMTAALEKDGDDTPIRLLFVQLDISDQVRAEHLAYHDTLTQLPNRLLLSDRIEHACQQGGRNDHPFAVVFLDLDYFKEVNDELGHEVGDLLLIEVARRLERAVRSSDTISRLGGDEFVMLLNGLGPGQEAEQTAEKILQAIAQPYFLAGHQVRISVSIGLAYFPQDGRDGATLMRRADEAMYRAKRAGKNCFANSDVE, encoded by the coding sequence ATGCTCGACGCTAAACGGGTGTCAAGCTTCCTGCATGCCGGACTGATTCTTGGTCTGGCTTATTTTGTGCTGGCCTACATGTCCATCAGGCTGTTTGGTCTGGGTGGAGGCATTGCCGTGATCTGGTTTGCCAACGCGGTGGGCACAGCTGGTTTGAGCCGCTATCCGCCCAAGCGCTGGCCGTTATTACTGGCAGCCTTGCTGATGGCGATTATGCTGGCTAACTGGGCTGGAGGTTCACCCTTGAGCAATACACTGCTGTATGCCCCGGGCAATATGGCCGAGATGCTACTGGGGGCGTATTTGTTGCGCATCCGCCAGCAAGAGGCGGGCTATTTTTACAATTTGCGAGGCATGTTCCTGCTGATCTGGCTGGGGGTGATGGTGCCGGTGGCATTTGGCACGCTGGTTTCGGCGACAGTATTTGGTTTGCAGGGAACATTGCCCTTAATCAGCGTGGCCATGCACTGGATTGAAGGGGGTATTATCGGTGGCACCAGCATGTTGCCAGCGGCCTACTGGCTCTATCTGCACGGCTGGCATGGATTGCGCTGGCAGCTAGCGAAAACCAATCTGCCCGCCTTGCTGCTCTTTGCTCTGGCAATTGCTAGTCTGGTGCCGCTGACGCTGCCATTTCCTTTTATTTATATGTCCTTGCCCCTGTTTTATATTGCCTATCGTTGTGGCGTGGCAGGGGTTGTGCTTGCCAACTTGCTGGTCTCGGTCAATATTTGCGTGCAAATCGGTTTGGGTTCTCTGGTTGCGCCACCCACAATCTACAACTGGGGCTATACCCTGTTTTATTTACCGATACTGGCCACGCTGATTCCGCCTTTAATGTTGGCGGTGCTGATGGATATGAACCGCTCTGCATCGGCGGCCTTGGTGCAAAGCGAACGGCGTTATCGTTCCCTCTACCAGCACACGCCAGCCATGCTGTATTCCTGCGATGCCAATGGTCATATCGTGACGGTCAATGAAGTCTGGCTGCGGACGATGGGTTATGAATATGAAGAAGTCATCGGGCAGTTGGCCAGCTCGTTTCTCAGCACCGAACGCGACAGGCTGATCCAGCAGGAGATGCTGCCAAAACTGATGCTCGACGGTGAGTGCCGCAATATCCGCCAGCAATTGCAGAGCAAGCAGGGGCGCAAAATTGATGTCATGATGACCGCTGCGCTGGAAAAAGATGGCGACGATACACCGATCCGCCTGCTGTTTGTGCAGCTGGATATTAGCGATCAGGTTCGCGCCGAGCATTTGGCGTATCACGATACATTAACCCAGTTGCCCAATCGTCTGTTGCTGAGCGACCGGATCGAGCATGCCTGCCAGCAAGGCGGGCGCAACGATCATCCGTTTGCCGTCGTTTTTCTTGATCTGGATTATTTCAAAGAAGTGAACGACGAGCTGGGGCATGAGGTGGGTGATTTATTGCTGATCGAGGTGGCACGCCGCCTAGAGCGGGCTGTGCGTAGCAGCGATACCATCAGCCGCTTGGGCGGCGACGAATTTGTCATGCTACTCAATGGCCTAGGGCCGGGGCAGGAGGCAGAGCAAACGGCCGAGAAAATTCTGCAGGCAATTGCCCAACCGTATTTTCTGGCTGGCCATCAGGTCAGAATCTCGGTCAGCATCGGGCTGGCTTATTTTCCGCAGGATGGCCGTGATGGCGCAACGCTGATGCGGCGAGCCGATGAGGCGATGTATAGGGCGAAGCGGGCGGGTAAAAATTGCTTTGCCAATAGCGATGTAGAATAA
- a CDS encoding transporter substrate-binding domain-containing protein, which translates to MPVPFLRLWQWLAHGALACLFSISQATAAQDTPLRLRFAPEKDYGPFIFQDERGQLQGLSYDMLQALRPLANLELINLPPRPLAEILAQAKSGGVDLVSSLRATSERAQYLGFTRPYVAVPAVLVRRQDRPSQTLVQLSGASIAVGRGYAVEAFVREQYPRINWLAVSDDPTAMQMLARGEIDGVVADIASVIFIAKQRQQRNWRVEQHIGFDYQLSFAFPLSQPEIGLRLNQALQQLPLAKREEILQRWLSADEIEQASPIYRQVQWFALILLGVGVLIAMRYYFRSRHARR; encoded by the coding sequence ATGCCCGTTCCATTTCTCCGACTTTGGCAGTGGCTTGCGCATGGCGCACTAGCCTGCCTTTTTAGTATTTCCCAAGCCACAGCGGCCCAAGACACGCCGCTGCGCCTTCGTTTTGCTCCTGAAAAAGATTACGGCCCCTTTATTTTTCAAGACGAGCGCGGCCAGCTGCAGGGTTTATCGTACGATATGCTGCAAGCTTTGCGGCCGCTGGCCAATTTGGAACTCATCAACCTTCCGCCCCGGCCGCTGGCCGAGATTCTGGCGCAAGCCAAGTCGGGTGGGGTCGATCTGGTTTCATCACTGCGCGCCACGTCCGAACGCGCCCAATATCTGGGTTTTACCCGCCCTTATGTTGCTGTCCCTGCCGTACTGGTGCGCAGGCAGGATCGCCCCAGCCAGACCTTGGTGCAATTGAGCGGAGCCAGCATCGCCGTCGGGCGCGGCTATGCTGTTGAGGCCTTTGTACGCGAGCAATACCCCCGCATCAACTGGCTGGCGGTCAGTGATGATCCAACGGCGATGCAAATGCTGGCACGCGGCGAAATCGATGGTGTGGTGGCCGATATTGCCAGTGTGATTTTTATCGCGAAGCAGCGCCAACAACGCAATTGGCGAGTCGAGCAGCATATCGGTTTTGATTATCAGCTCAGTTTTGCTTTTCCACTAAGCCAGCCAGAGATCGGGCTGCGACTGAATCAGGCTTTGCAGCAACTGCCATTGGCGAAAAGGGAGGAGATACTGCAGCGCTGGCTCAGTGCGGACGAGATCGAGCAAGCCAGCCCGATATATCGCCAAGTGCAATGGTTTGCCTTGATTTTGCTCGGCGTCGGTGTGCTGATTGCCATGCGCTATTACTTCAGGAGCCGGCATGCTCGACGCTAA
- a CDS encoding electron transport complex subunit E translates to MAIISQEETRTIIHNSIWKQNAGLVQILGLCPVLVMSNNIVNGVSLGLATSLVMLISGAAVAAIREFIPNELRAPIFILIIAALVTMVDLLFNSYVHDLYIVLGIFIPLITTNCIVLARAEAFASKNGPLQSALDGFFMGLGLTGVLLVLGAMRELIGKGTLLSGIDLVFGPAAKSWIIHVIPAEYNYQFLLAILPPGAFIGLGFLIAGKLALDRRAEAKAKQQALLAAKLAQASE, encoded by the coding sequence ATGGCGATCATTAGCCAAGAAGAAACCCGCACGATTATTCACAACAGCATCTGGAAACAGAATGCCGGGCTGGTGCAGATACTGGGTTTGTGCCCGGTGCTGGTGATGTCGAACAATATTGTCAACGGCGTCTCGCTTGGACTGGCGACCAGTCTGGTGATGCTGATTTCTGGCGCTGCGGTAGCGGCGATTAGGGAATTCATTCCGAATGAGCTGCGTGCGCCAATTTTTATTCTGATCATTGCCGCGCTAGTGACGATGGTTGATTTGTTGTTCAATTCCTACGTGCACGATCTGTATATTGTGCTGGGTATTTTTATCCCGCTGATTACCACCAATTGTATTGTGCTCGCCCGCGCCGAGGCGTTTGCGTCCAAAAATGGCCCGCTGCAATCGGCGCTGGATGGTTTTTTCATGGGGCTGGGCCTGACCGGTGTGCTGCTGGTACTGGGCGCAATGCGCGAGCTGATTGGCAAAGGCACTTTACTCTCGGGCATTGATCTGGTTTTCGGCCCTGCCGCCAAGTCATGGATCATCCATGTCATTCCGGCTGAATACAATTACCAGTTTCTGCTCGCCATTTTGCCGCCCGGCGCATTTATCGGGCTGGGCTTTCTGATTGCCGGTAAGCTCGCGCTCGATCGGCGCGCTGAAGCCAAAGCAAAACAGCAGGCTTTACTGGCCGCAAAGCTGGCGCAGGCGAGTGAATAG
- the rsxG gene encoding electron transport complex subunit RsxG, with protein sequence MKTMMQNGVRGALTLLVFAVVFTALMAGTYALTKDIVANNEKVAKVALIAQVLPKGSFDNDILADAIAQDAATKQRLNAEQGAQIYPAKKGTQTDAVVIETIAPDGYSGKIKLLVGVAKDGSLLGVRVVAHKETPGLGDYIDVAKSAWILAFDGQSLTHPQPERWAVKKDGGDFDSMAGATISARAVVKAVKNTLLYVESQHSVLFGA encoded by the coding sequence ATGAAAACCATGATGCAGAATGGCGTTCGTGGCGCGCTGACTTTGCTGGTGTTTGCGGTGGTTTTCACCGCGCTGATGGCGGGCACGTATGCGCTGACCAAGGATATTGTTGCCAATAACGAAAAGGTCGCCAAAGTGGCGCTGATTGCGCAAGTGTTGCCCAAGGGCAGCTTTGACAATGACATCCTGGCCGATGCCATTGCGCAGGATGCGGCCACGAAGCAGCGGCTGAACGCCGAGCAGGGCGCGCAAATTTACCCGGCCAAAAAAGGCACCCAGACTGATGCTGTGGTTATCGAGACGATTGCCCCTGATGGCTACTCGGGCAAGATCAAGCTGCTGGTTGGCGTGGCCAAAGATGGCTCGCTGCTGGGTGTTCGCGTTGTGGCGCACAAGGAAACGCCGGGGCTGGGCGACTATATCGACGTGGCTAAATCGGCCTGGATTCTGGCTTTTGATGGCCAATCGCTCACACATCCCCAGCCAGAGCGCTGGGCAGTGAAAAAAGACGGCGGCGATTTTGATTCGATGGCAGGCGCAACCATTAGTGCGCGCGCCGTGGTCAAGGCAGTGAAAAATACGCTGCTCTATGTTGAAAGTCAGCATTCAGTGCTGTTTGGAGCCTAA
- a CDS encoding RnfABCDGE type electron transport complex subunit D, with the protein MIRTSPHFIKPTPLQVVMLKVAGALLPGIAVYCYVFGAGILLQLLLATVTAIATEAACLKLRNYPIKPFITDGSAIVTAWLLALSLPPLSAWWMIVLATVIAIGLAKHLYGGLGQNPFNPAMIGFAVMIVSFPAQMGRWNAPLSLPNVDLNTWQQFGYILTGQLPQGLAFDTLASATPLDAVKTALMQSHAMSDILGGAIFQAGVFPSEMGWIAAAYLLGGLFLLQQRVIQWQLPVAFLAALAAFSSVFYLLDPAHYISPVFHLFSGAAILGAFFIATDPVTAPTTPRGRLIYAALIGLLTWLIRTYGGYPDGVAFAVIIMNIAAPFIDQYTQPAVFGRKTAAPAKKGT; encoded by the coding sequence ATGATTCGTACATCGCCGCATTTTATAAAACCAACGCCACTGCAAGTGGTGATGTTGAAAGTCGCCGGCGCCTTGCTGCCCGGCATTGCCGTGTATTGCTATGTCTTTGGTGCGGGCATTTTGCTGCAGCTTTTGCTGGCGACTGTCACCGCGATTGCCACCGAAGCGGCTTGCCTGAAATTGCGCAATTATCCGATCAAACCGTTTATCACCGATGGCTCGGCGATTGTGACTGCCTGGCTGCTGGCCTTGTCGCTGCCGCCGTTATCGGCGTGGTGGATGATTGTGCTGGCCACTGTGATTGCGATTGGCTTGGCCAAGCATTTATATGGCGGGTTGGGGCAAAATCCGTTTAATCCGGCGATGATCGGTTTTGCCGTGATGATTGTGTCGTTCCCGGCACAAATGGGGCGCTGGAATGCACCGCTGTCATTGCCGAATGTTGATTTGAATACCTGGCAGCAGTTTGGGTATATCCTCACAGGTCAACTGCCACAAGGGTTGGCGTTCGATACCCTAGCCTCGGCCACGCCGTTGGATGCAGTAAAAACCGCACTGATGCAATCGCATGCGATGAGCGATATTTTGGGTGGTGCGATTTTCCAGGCTGGCGTTTTCCCCAGTGAAATGGGCTGGATTGCCGCCGCCTATTTGCTCGGCGGGCTATTTTTGCTGCAACAGCGGGTGATCCAGTGGCAGCTGCCAGTGGCTTTTCTGGCTGCATTGGCGGCGTTCTCAAGCGTGTTTTATTTGCTGGACCCGGCGCATTACATCAGCCCGGTTTTCCACCTGTTTAGTGGCGCGGCGATACTCGGGGCTTTTTTTATTGCGACCGACCCGGTGACTGCACCCACTACGCCACGCGGGCGTTTGATCTATGCGGCGCTGATCGGCTTGCTCACCTGGCTGATTAGGACTTATGGCGGCTACCCCGATGGCGTGGCCTTCGCCGTGATCATCATGAATATTGCCGCGCCGTTTATCGATCAGTACACGCAACCAGCGGTCTTTGGCCGTAAAACGGCTGCACCCGCCAAAAAAGGGACGTAA
- the rsxC gene encoding electron transport complex subunit RsxC: protein METIREIFPFHGGVHPPEMKDLSNHTPIARGPLPQRLVIPLQQSIGNPAKAVVSVGDLVLKGQTIAVDDGNVSVAVHASTSGKVVAIDAQQVAHPSGLAEWCITIESDGRDEWIARERFDWKAALERGDSKAIRDYLQDMGVVGLGGAVFPSHLKLAGRDALDTLIINGAECEPYITCDDRLMRERAIEIVAGISIVRKLLNAKEVLIGVEDNKPEAVAALNDALSNCGFAAEVVVVPTLYPSGGAKQLIKLLTNKEVPSGVRSTDMGVQCFNIATVYTIYAALELAEPVISRVVTLTGAVPKPGNVEALIGTPINDLLAFAGVGLDSNAGAGLPDCIYGGPMMGFTLPSTQVGLTKAGNCIIAMDEQQFPEKPREMPCIRCGECAVACPQELQPMDLYWFARAKNFGKAQEWNLFDCIECGACAYVCPSSIQLVDYYRFAKSEIWDAERAKKSADLARERHEFKQFREEREKEEKAARLAAKAAPKPAAAATTANPADQAAADDKAAKIKAAMARAAAKKAEEGAAAAPPASPNSDSKIPNFVSPEKAAKIKESMEKRAAEKAELEALSPEQRAARDAERAAKIEAAKKAAAAKKAAAANTEGGGAAEGDSAPDLAGNTPVAEKPAIDPDKTAKIRAAMAAAAAKKAAKEGGAPAPTEAAVEAPAVEPAAEVEKPAIDPEKAAKIRAAMAAAAAKKAAKEGGAPAPTPEPAIEVPAVESAAEAEKPAIDPEKAAKIRAAMAAAAAKKAAKEAGLPATAPEPAAETAAAESGAAPEKPAIDPEKAAKIREAMAAAAAKKAAKKAAEDEGKA, encoded by the coding sequence ATGGAAACCATTCGCGAAATTTTCCCTTTCCACGGCGGCGTACATCCGCCGGAAATGAAAGATTTATCCAACCACACGCCGATTGCGCGCGGCCCCTTGCCGCAACGGCTGGTGATTCCGCTGCAGCAAAGCATCGGTAATCCGGCCAAAGCAGTCGTTAGCGTCGGTGATCTGGTGCTCAAAGGGCAGACGATTGCCGTTGATGATGGCAATGTGTCCGTTGCCGTCCATGCGTCGACCTCAGGTAAAGTGGTGGCGATTGACGCGCAGCAGGTGGCGCATCCTTCAGGTTTGGCCGAATGGTGCATCACCATTGAAAGCGATGGCCGCGACGAATGGATTGCACGCGAGCGTTTTGATTGGAAAGCGGCTTTAGAGCGCGGCGATAGCAAAGCCATCCGGGATTACTTGCAGGATATGGGCGTGGTTGGTCTGGGTGGCGCGGTGTTTCCATCGCACCTGAAGCTAGCAGGCCGCGACGCACTCGATACGCTGATTATCAATGGCGCCGAGTGCGAGCCCTATATCACCTGTGACGACAGGCTGATGCGCGAGCGCGCGATTGAAATCGTTGCCGGCATTTCGATTGTGCGCAAATTGCTCAATGCCAAAGAAGTCCTCATCGGTGTTGAAGACAATAAACCAGAAGCCGTTGCCGCGCTGAACGACGCGCTGAGCAATTGCGGGTTTGCCGCCGAAGTGGTCGTGGTACCCACGCTGTACCCATCAGGCGGCGCCAAGCAGTTGATCAAACTGCTGACCAATAAGGAAGTCCCCAGCGGCGTGCGCTCCACCGATATGGGTGTGCAGTGTTTTAATATCGCCACCGTTTACACCATTTACGCTGCACTCGAATTGGCCGAGCCCGTGATTTCGCGCGTGGTCACGCTCACTGGCGCGGTGCCCAAACCGGGCAATGTGGAAGCGCTCATCGGCACGCCGATCAATGATCTGCTCGCTTTTGCCGGTGTAGGACTGGATTCAAACGCTGGCGCAGGCCTCCCCGATTGCATTTATGGCGGCCCGATGATGGGCTTTACGCTGCCATCGACCCAGGTCGGGCTGACCAAGGCGGGTAACTGCATTATCGCCATGGACGAGCAGCAGTTCCCTGAAAAACCGCGTGAAATGCCGTGTATTCGCTGTGGCGAATGCGCCGTAGCCTGCCCGCAGGAATTGCAACCGATGGATTTGTACTGGTTTGCCCGCGCCAAGAATTTTGGTAAGGCGCAGGAGTGGAATCTGTTTGATTGCATCGAATGCGGCGCGTGTGCGTATGTCTGCCCGTCGAGCATTCAGCTGGTTGATTACTATCGCTTTGCCAAGTCTGAGATTTGGGATGCCGAACGCGCCAAAAAATCGGCCGATCTGGCGCGCGAACGCCACGAATTCAAGCAATTCCGTGAAGAGCGCGAAAAAGAAGAAAAAGCCGCCAGACTAGCCGCAAAAGCGGCCCCCAAACCTGCCGCTGCAGCAACGACCGCTAACCCGGCCGATCAGGCCGCAGCAGACGACAAAGCCGCCAAAATCAAAGCGGCCATGGCGCGTGCTGCCGCGAAAAAAGCCGAAGAGGGTGCGGCCGCAGCACCACCAGCGTCACCAAATTCGGACTCGAAAATCCCCAATTTTGTTAGCCCGGAAAAGGCCGCCAAAATCAAAGAGAGCATGGAAAAACGCGCCGCTGAAAAAGCCGAGCTTGAAGCACTAAGCCCCGAGCAACGCGCTGCGCGTGATGCCGAGCGCGCAGCCAAAATCGAAGCGGCCAAAAAAGCTGCGGCCGCCAAAAAAGCCGCTGCTGCAAATACCGAGGGGGGGGGTGCGGCTGAAGGCGATTCTGCACCTGATTTAGCAGGCAATACCCCTGTAGCTGAAAAGCCGGCGATTGATCCGGACAAAACAGCGAAAATTCGTGCCGCAATGGCAGCGGCTGCAGCTAAAAAGGCGGCCAAAGAAGGCGGAGCACCAGCGCCTACAGAGGCCGCTGTAGAGGCTCCGGCAGTAGAGCCTGCTGCTGAAGTAGAAAAACCAGCCATTGATCCGGAAAAAGCGGCGAAAATTCGCGCTGCAATGGCAGCGGCTGCGGCTAAAAAAGCAGCTAAAGAAGGTGGCGCACCAGCGCCTACACCCGAGCCCGCTATAGAGGTTCCGGCGGTAGAGTCTGCTGCTGAAGCAGAAAAACCTGCAATTGATCCGGAAAAAGCGGCGAAAATTCGTGCGGCAATGGCGGCGGCTGCAGCCAAAAAGGCAGCCAAAGAAGCTGGCTTACCAGCTACAGCACCTGAGCCTGCTGCTGAGACTGCGGCGGCTGAATCAGGCGCAGCGCCTGAAAAACCAGCGATTGATCCAGAAAAAGCTGCAAAAATTCGAGAAGCGATGGCCGCAGCCGCCGCTAAAAAGGCGGCGAAGAAAGCAGCCGAAGACGAGGGTAAGGCATGA
- the rsxB gene encoding electron transport complex subunit RsxB, translating to MSFLLALAVMAGLALLLGAILGFAAIKYKVDEDPLVDKIDAILPQTQCGQCGFPGCKPYATAIANDEAEINQCPPGGEDGIRKLADLLGKDFVPFDDGGGAAEKPRAVAVIREDICIGCTLCIQACPVDAIVGAAKHLHTVIESECTGCELCLAPCPVDCIDLVTIGENVNTWKWRYPVIQLKQVKAGA from the coding sequence ATGAGTTTCTTGCTTGCACTGGCCGTGATGGCTGGTTTGGCGCTGCTACTGGGCGCAATTCTGGGCTTTGCCGCGATCAAATACAAAGTGGACGAAGACCCGCTGGTCGACAAAATCGACGCGATTCTGCCGCAAACCCAATGCGGCCAGTGTGGTTTTCCGGGCTGTAAACCGTATGCCACGGCCATTGCCAACGACGAAGCCGAAATTAATCAGTGCCCACCCGGCGGCGAGGATGGTATCCGCAAGCTGGCTGATCTGCTGGGTAAAGATTTTGTGCCGTTTGACGATGGCGGAGGCGCGGCCGAAAAACCGCGCGCCGTGGCCGTGATCCGGGAAGACATCTGCATTGGCTGTACCTTGTGCATTCAGGCTTGCCCGGTTGATGCCATTGTGGGTGCAGCCAAGCATCTGCATACCGTGATCGAATCCGAATGCACCGGCTGCGAGCTGTGCTTGGCGCCTTGCCCGGTCGATTGTATTGATCTGGTCACCATTGGCGAGAACGTTAATACCTGGAAGTGGCGTTACCCCGTAATCCAGCTCAAACAAGTGAAGGCGGGGGCATAA
- the rsxA gene encoding electron transport complex subunit RsxA, whose translation MDFSHYLLLLVGAVLVNNVVLVRILGLCPFMGVSKKLEASIGMGLATAFVLTLASGTSWMIDQLLLAWHLEYLRTLAFIVVIAAIVQFTEMFIHKSSPVLYQALGIYLPLITTNCAVLGVPLINSTARHNLLESLVFGFGSAVGFSLILILFAAMRERMEGADIPQAFKGTPAAFITAGLMSLAFMGFAGLVK comes from the coding sequence ATGGATTTCAGTCATTACCTGCTGCTGCTTGTTGGGGCGGTATTGGTCAATAACGTCGTGCTGGTGCGGATTCTGGGGCTATGCCCCTTTATGGGCGTGTCCAAAAAGCTGGAGGCTTCCATCGGCATGGGGCTGGCCACCGCTTTTGTGCTGACGCTGGCTTCGGGCACCTCATGGATGATCGACCAGCTGCTGCTGGCCTGGCATCTGGAATACCTACGCACGCTGGCTTTTATTGTGGTGATTGCGGCGATTGTGCAATTTACCGAGATGTTTATTCATAAATCCAGCCCGGTGCTGTATCAGGCCTTGGGGATTTATCTGCCGCTGATTACGACCAATTGCGCGGTGCTGGGTGTGCCGCTGATTAATTCCACCGCACGGCACAATCTGCTTGAATCGCTGGTGTTCGGTTTTGGCTCGGCGGTGGGTTTCTCGCTGATTCTGATCCTGTTTGCCGCGATGCGCGAAAGGATGGAAGGCGCCGATATTCCGCAGGCGTTTAAAGGCACGCCCGCTGCATTTATTACTGCTGGCCTGATGAGTCTGGCGTTTATGGGTTTTGCAGGGTTGGTGAAATGA
- a CDS encoding quinone-dependent dihydroorotate dehydrogenase, whose protein sequence is MAYQLAKPLLFMMEAERAHHAAFKGLGLLNSMGFLRSLTPTVPNNPVTVMGIEFANPVGLAAGLDKNGDYIDVLAELGFGFLEIGTVTPRPQPGNPKPRLFRLPEARGIINRMGFNNGGVDNLLENVTQAQYRGVLGINIGKNADTPIEKAADDYLIGLRKVYSAASYVTVNISSPNTKNLRQLQQGDELGDLLSQLKAEQEKLADQHGRYVPVAVKIAPDLDSHQIEEIGRLLIENRIDGVIATNTTLSRTGVENLRHGQEAGGLSGEPVRAKSTTVIRELAQVLDGALPIIGVGGIMCGDDAVEKIRAGADLVQVYSGLIYEGPHLVGDCADAIASLQASR, encoded by the coding sequence ATGGCATATCAACTCGCAAAACCCCTGTTATTCATGATGGAAGCCGAGCGCGCGCACCATGCGGCGTTTAAAGGGCTGGGCTTGCTCAATAGCATGGGCTTTTTGCGCTCATTGACGCCCACCGTGCCGAATAATCCGGTGACCGTGATGGGCATCGAGTTTGCCAACCCGGTGGGGCTGGCGGCGGGGCTGGATAAAAACGGTGATTACATTGATGTGCTGGCCGAGCTGGGTTTTGGTTTTCTCGAAATCGGTACGGTGACACCGCGCCCTCAGCCGGGCAACCCAAAACCGCGCCTGTTCCGCCTGCCTGAAGCGCGCGGCATTATCAACCGCATGGGGTTTAATAATGGCGGGGTGGATAATCTGCTGGAAAATGTTACCCAGGCCCAGTATCGCGGTGTACTCGGTATCAACATTGGCAAGAACGCAGATACCCCTATTGAAAAGGCTGCGGATGATTATCTGATTGGCCTGCGCAAAGTGTACTCGGCGGCCAGCTATGTGACGGTAAATATCTCCAGCCCGAACACCAAAAATCTGCGCCAGCTGCAGCAAGGTGACGAGCTGGGCGATTTGTTGTCCCAGTTAAAAGCCGAGCAGGAAAAGCTGGCCGATCAGCATGGGCGCTATGTACCAGTGGCGGTGAAAATTGCGCCTGATCTGGATAGTCATCAAATCGAAGAGATTGGCCGTTTGCTGATTGAAAACCGTATCGACGGCGTGATCGCCACCAACACCACCTTGTCGCGTACCGGCGTGGAAAATCTGCGCCACGGCCAGGAAGCTGGCGGTTTGTCGGGCGAGCCGGTGCGCGCCAAATCAACGACGGTCATTCGCGAGCTGGCGCAAGTGCTCGATGGCGCGCTGCCGATTATTGGCGTGGGCGGCATTATGTGTGGCGACGATGCGGTGGAAAAAATCCGCGCCGGTGCCGATCTGGTACAGGTGTATAGCGGGCTGATTTATGAAGGCCCGCATCTGGTCGGCGATTGCGCCGATGCGATTGCCAGCCTGCAAGCCAGCCGCTAG